The sequence GCGACATCTATTCTTTGGCTAGGGCCTCTATTTGTTGTTTTACTTGGGTTTAGTGTGATCATATTTAATAGTAAAAAGAAAACACAGAAAGTGACGCAATCAGAAGAATGGGATGCTAAAAAAGAGGCTCGTTTGAAGGCACTGCTAGACGAAAAAAATGGAGATAAACAATAATGACAACTTTTTGGTTATCTACCGTTATTCTTACTATTGCTGGTTTTGCTTTTATTGCGCTACCCCTTTTCAGAAAGCAAAACTTTGATGATGATGCTCGTCGAGATGAACTGAACAAAGCTTTTTACAAAGATCGTTTAGAAGAACTTGAAGATGAAACGGATGCTGGTGTGGTTGTCGATCAAGATGACTTGATCGTCGATTTAAAGCAATCGTTATTGGAGGATATACCGGCTGATGAGAAAAAAATCGGGTCGTTTACTATTTCTCCCATGACTGTGTTTGGCTCTTCTGCTTTGCTTTTAGCGGTAATTTCATACGCGACATATTCGGTCTTTGGTAGCTTAGATAAGGTGTCTCATTGGCAAAATATTAACGAGCAATTACCTGCGCTGACACAAAAACTGATGTCACCAGAGCAAGATTCGTTATCTGAAGATGAACTAAAAGATCTCAAATTAGCCCTTCGCACAAGGTTACACTATCAACCAGATGATGCTCAGGGTTGGCTGTTGTTAGGTAGAATAGCTTTAGCTGACAGAGATGCAGATACGGCTACAGGTGCAATGGAGAAAGCCCATAATCTCGATCCAAAAGATCCTGATGTAAGGCTCGGATATGCACAGTCTCTGATGATGTCAGACAATGAAGCGCAACAGCAATTTGCTCGTTCGATTCTTATTGGTTTATTACAAGACGACTATGTTGACTTACGTGTTTATTCTTTGCTGGCATTTAATGCTTACCAAAGAGGAAACTATGAAGAGTCGATTCGATTCTGGCGTACTATGCAGAAACTGATTGGTCCCGATGATAGCCGCTACTCTATGCTAAACAGAAGCATAGAAAATGCGGAAAAAATGCTAGGTAAAGCGGTTACGACGACAAGTGTGCCTATCACTATTACGGTTGATCAAAACGTTCAATTGCCTGAACAAGGCGTGCTCGTTGTCTCTATACACGATGCTAACGGTACTCCAATTCCTGTAGCGGCTGCTCGTTATCCTATTGGAACCTTTCCTCGTACCGTCGTTCTTGATGATGCAAATGTCATGATGGATGGGCAAAGTATATCGCAACTAGATAGCCTTATCGTAAAAGCGCGTATCGATACTGATGGAAATGTTACTACCAAAGAAGGTGATTGGTATGGTGAGAGCCAAGCGGTGAAAATGGGAGATCAAGTTGCATTAGTGATCGATAAACAGTATTAATATACCCTTGGTCGAATATGTAGAGGCTAACGTTTGTTAGCCTCTTTTCTGTTACTTAAGGATAAGTATTTCATTATGTTTATAGCACGCTTGAAAGGTGTGTTGGTTGTATTTTTCACCATATTGCTCCTAGGCTGTTCTTCCACGCCAGAGCAAGCAGCACTAGACACAGAAGTTGACCAGCAGGTGCTGGCGAATGAACCGCATCCAAATGACCCAATTGAAGGCTTTAACCGGGCAATGTGGTCATTTAATTATGATTTTGTCGATCCGTACTTATTTCGTCCAATTGCCGTCGCTTATGTGGAGTATACCCCTACACCAATACGCACAGGCATCTCCAATTTTTTGTCTAACCTTGATGAACCATCAAGTATGATCAATGACCTTATTATGGGTAATGGGAAAGAAGCGGTAAATCATTTCAATCGGTTTTGGATAAACTCTACGTTTGGTATTTTAGGCTTATTTGATATCGCAGGTGCCGCAGGCATAGTAGAAGATGATAGAGCGTTCAGTGATGCTATAGGTCACTATGGTGTCGGTAATGGTCCTTATTTGATGGTACCAGCTTATGGGCCGCTGACTACTCGTGAATTGACGGATACAGTTGATAGCATGTATTTACCACTTAGTTATCTGAATTTTTGGGGAGCTGTCGGTAAATGGGCGCTTGAGGGGTTAGAGAGTCGAGCTGCTTTAGTTTCACAGGAACAGATGCTAGAAGCGTCACCCGATCCATATGCATTTACGCGAGATGTTTATTTGCAGCGCCGAGATTATAAAGCTCAAATAGAACCAGAAGAGCTAGACGAGGAAGAGGAAGATTTCCTGGATGACTATCTCGATGAAGAGTTTTAAATAAAACCTAGTCCATAAATTTAATGCTGTTCGGTTAAGGTCATTTAAACCTGTAATCCCGACGAAAACCGACGTCATCCCCATGAAAATGGGGGTCTAGTACAGCCAAGATTCCCGTTTTCACGGGAATGACGAAGTATTTAGCACTAACCGAACGGCATTAAATCCATAAATTAGCTTATTAGGTCGAATGCATTTTGATTACATCAATAATGCAACTGGTATAAAAAATCCCTGTTCGAGTGAACGGGGATTTTTTATAATGATCTAACTAGAAGCGATAGTTAGCCTGTACACCTACCAACCAAACATTGCCCGTCGTTTTGCCTTCAAATGTTCCGCCAACGGCTGCGGCCGTATCGTCGTCAGCATAGCCTCTTGGCTCACTAATAGTGGCGTCTTTTGCAATAATGTAAGTAAACGCAGCATCGAAGGTGAGTTGCGGTGACCATGTATAGCCAGTACCTAGGCTAAGCCATGTACGATCAGTCTCTGGGATAGTTGCAGAACGGTTTTGATCACTTACAGCCGAAGTATCGTAAGCGACCCCCGTTCTAACTAACCATTTTGAATCGATTTGGTATTCTGCACCAACAGCAAAGCGGTAGCTGTCTTCCCAGCCTTCGTCTTTAACATTAGATGTACCGATACCATCTACAGTAGCCTCTAATTTGTCGAAGCTGCTCCAATCTGTCCAGTTAATACTTGCGGTGATCGTCGTTTGTTCTGAAAGTTGGTACATGCTGGCAATTTCGGCAGTTGCCGGTAGCGTTAAAGGTAAGTAACCGGAAGCGCTTGTCGTAGTGTCTCCGAAAAAACCATACCCAGTAGCGGTTCCTTCCAGTTTGAGGTCAACTTCTGATTTATACGCAAAACCGACGCGGTGGTGGTCATTTACTTGCCAAACAGTACCGATTTGCCAGCCCCACTCTGTCGTATCACCTTCCATATATTTTAACGTATCTACACCCAAATATTGTGAAGCTGCAGAGTGTGTAGGGGCGCTTGCGCCAAAGTGGCCTTCTGCCATGACATAACGGATACCACCACCAATACTGACAGCTTCGGTTAGTTGGTAGCCAATGTTTAGGTTCAATTCTTGGGTTATCACTTCTGCGCTATCACCGTAATGGCTCGCTGCGTAATCACCAGTTAAATCGCTAGTCATACCGTAGTTAGTGCCTAAAGCTAAACCTAGTCCGATC is a genomic window of Vibrio algarum containing:
- the ccmI gene encoding c-type cytochrome biogenesis protein CcmI, whose amino-acid sequence is MTTFWLSTVILTIAGFAFIALPLFRKQNFDDDARRDELNKAFYKDRLEELEDETDAGVVVDQDDLIVDLKQSLLEDIPADEKKIGSFTISPMTVFGSSALLLAVISYATYSVFGSLDKVSHWQNINEQLPALTQKLMSPEQDSLSEDELKDLKLALRTRLHYQPDDAQGWLLLGRIALADRDADTATGAMEKAHNLDPKDPDVRLGYAQSLMMSDNEAQQQFARSILIGLLQDDYVDLRVYSLLAFNAYQRGNYEESIRFWRTMQKLIGPDDSRYSMLNRSIENAEKMLGKAVTTTSVPITITVDQNVQLPEQGVLVVSIHDANGTPIPVAAARYPIGTFPRTVVLDDANVMMDGQSISQLDSLIVKARIDTDGNVTTKEGDWYGESQAVKMGDQVALVIDKQY
- a CDS encoding MlaA family lipoprotein; amino-acid sequence: MFIARLKGVLVVFFTILLLGCSSTPEQAALDTEVDQQVLANEPHPNDPIEGFNRAMWSFNYDFVDPYLFRPIAVAYVEYTPTPIRTGISNFLSNLDEPSSMINDLIMGNGKEAVNHFNRFWINSTFGILGLFDIAGAAGIVEDDRAFSDAIGHYGVGNGPYLMVPAYGPLTTRELTDTVDSMYLPLSYLNFWGAVGKWALEGLESRAALVSQEQMLEASPDPYAFTRDVYLQRRDYKAQIEPEELDEEEEDFLDDYLDEEF
- a CDS encoding outer membrane protein transport protein, yielding MKLNKTLLSVAILSGIATYSSSSLAAGFQLAEYSATGLGRAYAGEAAMADNAGSQWRNPALLTYLEGTQVSGGVIYVNPNIDVSGNVSYGNNDYDVNTKDYADDAVIPNFYLSHKLNDKIGLGLALGTNYGMTSDLTGDYAASHYGDSAEVITQELNLNIGYQLTEAVSIGGGIRYVMAEGHFGASAPTHSAASQYLGVDTLKYMEGDTTEWGWQIGTVWQVNDHHRVGFAYKSEVDLKLEGTATGYGFFGDTTTSASGYLPLTLPATAEIASMYQLSEQTTITASINWTDWSSFDKLEATVDGIGTSNVKDEGWEDSYRFAVGAEYQIDSKWLVRTGVAYDTSAVSDQNRSATIPETDRTWLSLGTGYTWSPQLTFDAAFTYIIAKDATISEPRGYADDDTAAAVGGTFEGKTTGNVWLVGVQANYRF